The sequence below is a genomic window from Sorangiineae bacterium MSr12523.
CGTCGAGCTCCGCCGAGCTGTTCGCCTGGAACTGCTTCAAGCGGATGTAGCCGATGTTGCCCTCGAGCAACTTCGACTCGATGCTCGCCACGCGGATCGTCTCACGCGTCAGCTCGAAGGGACGCGAGCCCTGCCATCCATCGGCACCATCGCGGTGCACGTGCACCGTGACCTTGCTGCCCGGCGCACCGCGCAGATGGTTCACCGCCTCGTTGAGCCCCATGTTGAGGGTCGACTCGGTGTTGATCTTCGTGATGCGGTCGTACTTGCGAATGCCCGCGCGCACCGCCGGCGTGCCCGGGATCGGGTTGATGACCGTGAGCTGCTGATCGCGGATCGAAATGACGATGCCCAAGCCGCCGAACTGGCCGCTCGTGGAGAGGCTCATCTCCTTGTAGGCCTCGGGCGAGAGCAGCACGCTGTGCGGGTCGAGCGTGTGCAGCATGCCGTTGCACGCGGCATATTCGACCTCGCGCAAGTCCACCTCGGTGCCGCGCAAGCCATCCTGCACGAAGGCGAAAACCTCGCGCAGGCGCGCGCTCACGTCCCACGGGCCCTGCACGTTGTCGATGCGGAACTCGCGCTCCTGCGTGTCGACGCGTACTTTGGCCGTAGGGGCGCCCTCGTCGTGGAGCACGATGACCTGCGCCACGTCGCGCTGCACGTAGTTGAGCGCCGACAGGAGCATCTCACGCGGCTTCACCCGCTTCGGATCGACGTAGCGATCGCGCACGTTGCGCAGCACCTCGTTGACGACCTTGAGCGACGTCAGATCGTACGAAGCCTTGTTCTGCAGGCCGAAGGCGGCATTGTTCGCCGCAATGGCCGGGGTGAGCCCTTCCCAGAGCCCACCGCCCTGCAAGCGTAGTGCGAGGAACGTCGCGAAACCGAAGCCGAGGAGCAAGGCACCCACGCGCACGAGTGCGCGGACGTAACGGGATTTGGCGGGCATGCGGGATTCAGTATATACGCGAAAGTAGGGGCCGGGGTTTCAGGGGGGTCTTACGCGATCGAGTTTCGTCGCAAGACTGCAACGTAGAACCCACCGAAATATGCCAGGGATGTGTCGGCCAGCTTTTCCTCGGCGCGACGCAGAAGCGAACCAACGCCCGGAATTTTCAGGGCAACGGCCGCCGGCGTGACGATACGGATGCCGTAGGCGCGTTCGAATCGCGCATTGGCGGGAATAATCTTCGAGATGACCCACGGCGGATCGAAGCGCGTGTAGACCGCATCTTCCTTGGTCTGGCGCGAGATCTTCCCGGCCGGGCCGAACCGTTTGACCAAGCCGCGAAAGCTGATCGGGTTGTAAAACTCGGCGAGAACGACACCGCCGGGGCGCGTGACGCGAACCATCTCCGAGAGCGCGCGGCCGATATCGGGCACGTGGGCGAGCACCTTGAAGGCACACGTGACGTCGAAGCTCGCGTCCTCGAAGGGAAGCTTGGTGACGGAGCCTTCTTCCACGGTGAGACCGCGGTCGCGGGCGCGCGAGAGCATGCCCGGCGACAGGTCGATGCCGCTCACGGTGCTGGCAAAGCCGGCGAAGCGCGACAGGAGCAAGCCGGTGCCACAACCGCACTCGAGGATGCTCTGACCTTTGCCGTAGCGCTCGACGAGGCGCACCTCGAGGTCGTCGATCAAGGCGTGGTAACCGACGGGGTCGTTGGGCAGACGGTGGCGTTCGTACGCTTGCGAAAATTCGTCGTAGTAACTTTTGGTCTCGAGGTCCTGCGCCAGCTCGTGCGCATGGTGCCGTCCGGCGCCGTTCATCGGGATGCTTTCGTTGGAAATCACGCTGGTCACTGGGGCCTCGCTTGGGCTTTACGGTACGTCATGGGCAGACTCGTCGCTCGAGCCAACTGCCACCCCCGTCTGTGTATTCGACCCAGATGGCGCCGAACCGATCGCGCACGATGGCGACATTCTGGACGGATGACCCGGAGGGTACAAAGCCGAAGGGCAAAAAGGATCCATCTTTAAGGTCGATTTTACCGAGCTCGAGCATGCGCATCGCGGAAGGTTCCGCGGCGATGGGCCGGACGCGCGCCACGACGATGGAAGAGCCCTCGGCGCGGCTGGTGTTGGCGGTGGCGGCGACAGCGGCGAAGTCGAAGCCGTTCGGGTAGAGCGAGACGTGCGCGGGCTCGTCCAGTCTGGGCGGAGCGTCGATGCGGATCAGGGCCAGGCCGAAGCCTGACTCGGCCGAGGTGGGCATGAGGCCGAAGGCGTTGGCGCCCGTGTCGACACCGAGCGCGCCGTGCACTTGGTGCTCGGAGCCTCCGCCGACGTAGATGACGGCATCGGTGCCAAGGACGAGCGACTTGGTCGGCGAGGCCGAGAGGTTTCGCGCATGAACAGGGCTCATGGCGCGGCGCGCGTCGATGGTCATCGCGAGGATGGTGTCGCGTCCCCGCGGGGCGAACACGACGTCGGTGGCACCGCTGCCGCTTTCGGAGATGCGCACGGGCGGTTGTTCGCCGAGACGTGCAAAGGCTTCGCTGGTGCGGCCTTCGCTGGTGGTGCGCGCGGCGAGGTAGCCGAGCACCGGTTGGTCGCCGAGCATGCCCGCGGTGACGACCGCGCCCATGTCGGCCTGCGCGACGATGGTATCGGGAGCTTCGAGCTGCGCGCGCAGGGCGCGGTGCACTTGGCCTTGCGCATCCGAGCAAAAGGCGAAGGGGCCGGCGGCCGCGCAGGCCGGGCGGGATGCGCGATCGGGTTGGCCGTCGAAAGCCTTGCGTGCGGGTTTCGCCGCAGCGGTGATGGGCACCGCGGGAACGGAGATGACGCGCGGTGAGCCGTTCTTGTGCCACACGATGTCGACGCCGGTGTCGGTCGCGATGAGGGCGGCGGGGCCGGTGAAGGGCTGCTGGGTAGGGCCAGAGAGAAGGCGGCAGGCGTTCGCGCCGGCGTCGGCCGGTGGAGGTGGGGGGGCGGTGGTCGTCGCAGGGGCGGGGGCGGCGTCGGGGGGGGAGACGGGGACGGGCACGGGCACGGGCACGGGGGCCTCGGCGTCCATGGTCGCGATCGCCTGGCGGCGATCTTTGCAAGATGCACCTATTGAAAGGAAGGCGCAGACGACGAACGCGAACCGACGCGAGAGCACGCAGAAGCTCTACACTCGTTCCCATCATGAACGACCATAAAAACGAAGGCAGAGAAGCACCCGTCGGGGTCGGCGTCATCGGTTTCGGAATGGCGAGCCGCATCTTTCATCTGCCCGCCATTGCAGCGGTGCCGGAGCTCCGCCTCGCCGCGATTGTGCAGCGCCAAGGTGACGAGGCTCGTGCAGCGTATCCGCAGGCCAAGCTCGTACGCTCGGTGGACGAGTTGCTCGCCGATCCGGACATCCAACTAGTCGTCATCGCCACACCCAACGATTCGCATTTTTCGTTGGCAGAGAAATCCCTTCTTTCGAACAAACACACGGTGGTCGACAAGCCGTTTACGATTCACCTGCACGAAGCCGAGCGCCTCGCGGCACTGTCACGCGAACGCAACACACTTCTCACCGTTTTTCAGAACCGCCGTTACGATGGAGACTTCCTCACGGTGCGCGATCTCGTGTCCAAAGGAACGCTCGGCCGCCTCGTGCGCTACGAGGCATACTACGACCGATTCCGACCCGAAGTGCGCAAACGCTGGCGCGAGCAGGCGGGCGAGGGCACGGGCATTCTTTACGACCTGGGACCTCACATCATCGATCAGGCACTCGAGCTCTTCGGGCTTCCCGAATCGGTCGACGCGCGCATTTTCCGGGAACGCGAGGGCGCCCAAACCGATGATGCATTCGAAATCGCTCTGCGCTATCCCGACCTGCGCGTCCAGCTCGGAGCCAACATGCTCGCCGCAGCGCAGCGTCCGCGATTTTATCTTCGTGGCTCGCAAGGCACCTTCGTCAAATATGGCGTCGACCCGCAAGAGGCCGAGCTCCTCGCTGGCAATCATTATGCGTCCGCCAATTGGGGCGAAGAAAAAGAAGATGCGTGGGGAACTGTATTCTCGGTACCGACTGGGGACAAAGCGATCCACCAGAAGATTGCGACGCAACGCGGCGATTACCGCGCTTACTACCGCGATGTTGCCAATGCAGTTCGCGCCAAAAAAGACGCTCCCGTGACGCCCGAACATGGAGTCCGCACAATGCGCGTTATCGAACTTGCACTCGCGAGCAATCGCGAGAATCGCGAAATACAATGGCGATAATTGCGAGTAGGCATACGTAGGAATGAAATTCGAAGATCTCTACCGGTAAATAAGGTTTCACTTATTTCCATTTTTGGTATGAAGCCACGTTCAACACGCCGTGCACCCTCCAAGGTTGAAGGGAGTTCCACGATGAACGTGAATTTCCGATTGAGCAGAATGGTTTGTCGCAATGCATGGATGGCGGGCGCCATCCTGCTTCTGGGAGTCGGCTGCGCTGCTCCCGCCGAAGGCCAGGACCCCGAGACGGATACCCAAAACGACGATCTCAGGGCAGGTTCGGAGGACCACACCGCCGGCTCCCAAATCCGATTGCACGAGGGAGCCGATGCCCCCGAAATGCTAACGGAGTCGGCGGACGCAGTGGCCGCCACGGTGCTGGGCTGTGACGTGAGCGGTCACCAAGGCAACGTGAATTGGGCGGCCGCTTGGAACGCGGGTGCGAGGTTCTGCTATGTCAAAGCGACCGAAGGCACTTCGTACCGCAATCCATATTTCGCGCAGCAGTACAATGGCTCGTACAACCAGGGGATGATCCGCGGCGCGTACCACTTCGCGCTGCCGAACAACTCCAGCGGTACGGCGCAGGCCGACTTCTTCGTCGATCACGGCGGAGGCTGGTCGTCCGACGGCAAGACACTGCCCCCCGCGCTCGACATGGAATACAACCCGTATGGAGCCACGTGCTACGGCTTGAGCGCGGCCTCCATGGTTCAGTGGGTGCGCGATTTCTCCAATCGGGTCCACGCGCGCACGCGCAAATATCCGATGATTTACACCAGCACGAGCTGGTGGTCGCAATGCACTGGAAACAACGGCAGCTTCGGCAGCACGAACCCGCTGTGGATTCCGCGCTACGGCTCCAGCGTGGGTACCTTGCCCGCGGGCTGGGGTTTCCACACCATCTGGCAATACGCCGATTCGGGATCGATGCCCGGCGACCAAAACCGTTTCAACGGAGCCTACGATCGGCTGCAGGCGCTCGCGACGAATCCCGATTGAGCGCAAACCTCGACAGGGCGGGCCTCCACTCCCGGGGGGCCCGCCTTTTTTCTTTTTTCAAATAAGGAGTTCTGCCGTGAAACGCCCTATTTGGATAATGAGCGCCAGTTTCGTCGCGATTGGCTGCGTAGCTCCAACCGAGCAATCCGAGAGTGAAACGCTGGCCCTGGGCTCCATCGATCATACGGCTGGCTCGCAAGTTCGTCTGCACGAGGGCACGGCCATCGATGTGCGGGGTGCGGACGCCCTGGTCGTGCAGACGCCGGGGTGCGATGTCAGCAGCCATCAGGGAAGTGTCAATTGGGCTTCCGCCGCCAACGCCGGCGCGAAATTCTCATACATCAAAGCCACCGAGGGCACGTCGTACAAGAATCCTTATTTCGCGGAGCAATACCAAGGTTGCCGCGATGCGGGATTGATTTGCGGCGCCTACCATTTCGCATTGCCCAACACCTCCAATGCCACTGCCCAAGCCGACTTCTTCGTCGACAACGGTGGAGGTTGGTCGGCCGATGGCAAAACGCTGCCGCCTTCTTTGGACATCGAATACAACCCTTACGGGAGCACCTGTTATGGCCTCAGCGCGAGTGCCATGGTCGCCTGGGTGCGCGAATTCTCCAATCGTGTAAAGGCCCGCACGAATCGTTACCCCACGATTTACACGAGCACGAGCTGGTGGTCGCAATGCACCGGCAACAACGCGACCTTCGGCACCACGAACCCCCTCTGGGTTCCCCGCTACGGCTCCAGCGTCGGCACCTTGCCCGCCGGCTGGAGCTACCAGACCATCTGGCAACACGCCGACTCCGGCCCCCTCCCCGGCGACCAAGACCGCTTCAACGGCGCCCCCGACCGCCTCCAAGTCTTCGCCTCTACCCCCGATTAGCTCCTCAGAAGATCCACAGGGAGGCGGGGAGGCGGGGAGTTTTTGTTGTTTTGGCAACGGTCGTCCAAGTTGGAGCACCGTGACCCAACCACAAAAACTCCCCGTCTCCCCGTCTCCCTGTTCAATTTCTCTTTAGGGTTCGCGCAGCCACTCGCCGAAGCGTTCGCCGATCATGAGGGACGGGAGGTTCGTGTTCGAGCTTGGAATCGTGGGCATCAGGCTCGCGTCGGCCACCACCAGGCCCTCGAGGCCGCGCACGCGACCGCGGCCATCCGTCGCCGCGTCGGGATCCGAATCCGGGCCCATGGGGACCGTTCCGCACGGGTGGTAGCCCGATCCGGTGATCTGACGAAGAGGCGTGCGCAGCTCGCCCTTCTTGTCGAAGGGGTTGCGCGGGTACACGATGCGCGCGACGGCGGTAATCGCTTTCGTCTGCGCGAGGCGGCCGATGATGCGAAGCGCCTCCCGCATGCGCTCCTGGTCCTGCTCGTCGTCCAGGAGCCGCGTATCGAGCACCGGCGCGGCGTCTGCACGGGCCGACGGAAAATGGATGCGCCCTGCGCCGCGGGGCTTGCCCAGGCACACCGCCAAGGTCACCCCGGGAAGCGAAGGACCGAGCGGCACGAAGGACCCGGGCTGAATCTGCATGTCGTTCGGGCACGAACTCCCCGCCGCGCCGTACCGGTTCGTCGTCTGCACGATGGGATGCTCGATGCTCGAAAAGCCCGCCTTGTGCGGCCAAAAGAAAATCGCACACCCCGGATGGTCCAACAGGCGCGAGCCTACCCCCGGCACGTGCGCCACCAACTCCACACCGAGACGCGCCAGCTCGTCGCGCGGCCCAATGCCCGAGCGCAGCAAGATGCCCGGTGTCGCCACCGCGCCGCCCGCAAGCACCACGCGATCGGCATCCAACGTGAACACACGCCCAAACCGCTCCACCTCCACGCCCTGCGCCCGCCGGTTCGTCACACGCACGCGTCGCACCAAGGTGTCGGGCACGATGCGCAAATTCGGGCGGGCACGCACCCGCGCCGTCAAATACGTACGCGCCGCGCTCATGCGCTCGCCATTCACCTTGTTCATCGCGTGCGGGCCCGCGCCGGTCGTCGTCGGATCGTTCGTATCCGCGCATGCCTCGAACCCGAGCTCGGCACACGCTTCGAGAAATGTCGCCTGCCACGGCACGAGTTCACTCGGCGTGTGGCGCCGAATCGGGATGGGGCCCTCCCGCCCATGCCATTCATTGTCGAAGTCCAAATCGCGCTCGAGACGCTTGAACGCCGGCAAACAGTGCTCCCAGGACCACTCTGGCAGGCCCAGCGATGCCCACTCGTCGTAGTCGTACGGCTGCCCGCGCAACGCGATGCACGTGTTCACCGCGGACGAACCGCCCACCACGCGCCCGCGCGGGTACGCCATCGGCAGCGCGCTCCAAAATCGGCTCGAGGTCGCGCGGTAGATGTAGCCCCAATCGTGGCGGCGCATGGAATTTTTCCGCCCGTTGCGAAGATCCGGCGGTAGCTCCGCACCTTCTGCGAGAGGGTAATCCGGCCCCGCCTCGACGAGCACCACTTCGTGCCGAGCATCCTCGGTGAGGCGTGCCGCCATCACCGCCCCCGCGGAACCCGCACCCACGACGATCGTTCGCATGCGCGAAGGAGTACTATCACCCCAATGCGTTGGCTCTTTCACATTGCTACGAGCGC
It includes:
- a CDS encoding methyltransferase domain-containing protein, whose translation is MTSVISNESIPMNGAGRHHAHELAQDLETKSYYDEFSQAYERHRLPNDPVGYHALIDDLEVRLVERYGKGQSILECGCGTGLLLSRFAGFASTVSGIDLSPGMLSRARDRGLTVEEGSVTKLPFEDASFDVTCAFKVLAHVPDIGRALSEMVRVTRPGGVVLAEFYNPISFRGLVKRFGPAGKISRQTKEDAVYTRFDPPWVISKIIPANARFERAYGIRIVTPAAVALKIPGVGSLLRRAEEKLADTSLAYFGGFYVAVLRRNSIA
- a CDS encoding oxidoreductase, with product MNDHKNEGREAPVGVGVIGFGMASRIFHLPAIAAVPELRLAAIVQRQGDEARAAYPQAKLVRSVDELLADPDIQLVVIATPNDSHFSLAEKSLLSNKHTVVDKPFTIHLHEAERLAALSRERNTLLTVFQNRRYDGDFLTVRDLVSKGTLGRLVRYEAYYDRFRPEVRKRWREQAGEGTGILYDLGPHIIDQALELFGLPESVDARIFREREGAQTDDAFEIALRYPDLRVQLGANMLAAAQRPRFYLRGSQGTFVKYGVDPQEAELLAGNHYASANWGEEKEDAWGTVFSVPTGDKAIHQKIATQRGDYRAYYRDVANAVRAKKDAPVTPEHGVRTMRVIELALASNRENREIQWR
- a CDS encoding lysozyme codes for the protein MNVNFRLSRMVCRNAWMAGAILLLGVGCAAPAEGQDPETDTQNDDLRAGSEDHTAGSQIRLHEGADAPEMLTESADAVAATVLGCDVSGHQGNVNWAAAWNAGARFCYVKATEGTSYRNPYFAQQYNGSYNQGMIRGAYHFALPNNSSGTAQADFFVDHGGGWSSDGKTLPPALDMEYNPYGATCYGLSAASMVQWVRDFSNRVHARTRKYPMIYTSTSWWSQCTGNNGSFGSTNPLWIPRYGSSVGTLPAGWGFHTIWQYADSGSMPGDQNRFNGAYDRLQALATNPD
- a CDS encoding lysozyme codes for the protein MKRPIWIMSASFVAIGCVAPTEQSESETLALGSIDHTAGSQVRLHEGTAIDVRGADALVVQTPGCDVSSHQGSVNWASAANAGAKFSYIKATEGTSYKNPYFAEQYQGCRDAGLICGAYHFALPNTSNATAQADFFVDNGGGWSADGKTLPPSLDIEYNPYGSTCYGLSASAMVAWVREFSNRVKARTNRYPTIYTSTSWWSQCTGNNATFGTTNPLWVPRYGSSVGTLPAGWSYQTIWQHADSGPLPGDQDRFNGAPDRLQVFASTPD
- a CDS encoding GMC family oxidoreductase N-terminal domain-containing protein, which codes for MRTIVVGAGSAGAVMAARLTEDARHEVVLVEAGPDYPLAEGAELPPDLRNGRKNSMRRHDWGYIYRATSSRFWSALPMAYPRGRVVGGSSAVNTCIALRGQPYDYDEWASLGLPEWSWEHCLPAFKRLERDLDFDNEWHGREGPIPIRRHTPSELVPWQATFLEACAELGFEACADTNDPTTTGAGPHAMNKVNGERMSAARTYLTARVRARPNLRIVPDTLVRRVRVTNRRAQGVEVERFGRVFTLDADRVVLAGGAVATPGILLRSGIGPRDELARLGVELVAHVPGVGSRLLDHPGCAIFFWPHKAGFSSIEHPIVQTTNRYGAAGSSCPNDMQIQPGSFVPLGPSLPGVTLAVCLGKPRGAGRIHFPSARADAAPVLDTRLLDDEQDQERMREALRIIGRLAQTKAITAVARIVYPRNPFDKKGELRTPLRQITGSGYHPCGTVPMGPDSDPDAATDGRGRVRGLEGLVVADASLMPTIPSSNTNLPSLMIGERFGEWLREP